In Oryctolagus cuniculus chromosome X, mOryCun1.1, whole genome shotgun sequence, a single window of DNA contains:
- the MAGED2 gene encoding melanoma-associated antigen D2 isoform X2: protein MSDTSESGSGLTRFQAEASEKDSGSMMQTLLTVTQNLEVSDTPKASKAPKVSEVVKVSKAPGGSKATEVSKAPEAQEAAATQGSSTAQLTDTQVVAAESKSPAADSKTQNADPQAVTMPAAETKKVSCVAEKKVKAKASESETPASQAPAEEREPEGAAAPTQENQDTRPKVKAKKARKVKHLDGEEDGNSDQSQASGATAGRRVSKALMASMARRASRGPIAFWARRASRTRLAAWARRALLSLRSPKARRGKARRRAAKLQSSQEPEAPPPRDVALLQGRANDLVKYLLAKDQTKIPIKRSDMLKDVIKEYTDVYPEIIERAGYSLEKVFGIQLKEIDKNDHLYILLSTLEPTDAGILGTTKDSPKLGLLMVLLSIIFMNGNRSSEAVIWEVLRKLGLRPGIHHSLFGDVKKLITDEFVKQKYLDYARVPNSNPPEYEFFWGLRSYYETSKMKVLKFACKILLIPAVFLLKPGCILRNLLKIALLAATINQLKLTLCIKSICHF, encoded by the exons ATGTCTGACACAAGCGAGAGTGGTTCGGGTCTAACTCGCTTCCAG GCTGAAGCTTCAGAAAAGGACAGTGGCTCAATGATGCAGACCCTGTTGACAGTGACCCAGAACTTGGAGGTCTCAGATACACCAAAGGCCTCAAAAGCACCAAAGGTCTCAGAGGTTGTGAAGGTCTCAAAAGCCCCAGGGGGCTCAAAGGCCACGGAGGTCTCAAAGGCCCCAGAGGCTCAGGAGGCAGCTGCTACCCAGGGCTCGTCGACTGCTCAGCTGACGGATACACAGGTTGTGGCAGCTGAAAGCAAGAGTCCAGCAGCTGACAGCAAGACACAGAATGCTGACCCGCAGGCTGTGACAATGCCTGCTGCTGAGACCAAAAAGGTCAGCTGTGTGGCTGAGAAGAAGGTCAAGGCAAAGGCCTCGGAGAGTGAGACTCCTGCTTCTCAGGCTCCAGCAGAAGAACGGGAGCCTGAGGGTGCAGCTGCTCCAACTCAGGAGAACCAGGATACTCGGCCCAAGGTTAAGGCCAAGAAAGCCCGAAAG GTGAAGCATCTCGATGGAGAAGAGGATGGCAACAGTGATCAGAGTCAGGCTTCTGGAGCCACAGCTGGCCGAAGAGTCTCAAAGGCTctgatggcctcaatggcccgCAGGGCTTCAAGGGGGCCAATAGCCTTTTGGGCCCGTAGGGCATCACGGACTCGGCTGGCTGCTTGGGCCCGGAGAGCCTTGCTCTCCCTGAGGTCCCCTAAAGCCCGTAGGGGCAAGGCTCGCCGTAGAGCTGCCAAGCTCCAGTCATCCCAAGAGCCTGAAGCGCCACCACCTCGGGATGTGGCCCTTTTGCAGGGCAGG GCAAATGATTTGGTGAAGTACCTGTTGGCTAAAGACCAGACAAAGATTCCAATCAAACGCTCAG ACATGCTGAAGGACGTCATCAAAGAATACACTGATGTGTACCCGGAAATCATCGAGCGAGCAGGCTATTCCTTGGAGAAG GTATTTGGGATTCAGTTGAAGGAAATTGATAAGAATGACCACttgtacattcttctcagcaccTTAGAGCCCACCGATGCAGGCATACTGGGAAC GACCAAGGACTCACCCAAGCTGGGCCTTCTCATGGTGCTGCTTAGCATCATCTTCATGAATGGAAATCGATCCAGTGAGG CTGTCATCTGGGAGGTGCTGCGCAAGTTGGGGCTGCGCCCTGG GATACATCACTCACTCTTTGGGGATGTGAAAAAGCTCATTACTGATGAGTTTGTGAAGCAGAA GTACCTGGACTATGCCAGAGTCCCCAATAGCAATCCCCCTGAGTATGAGTTCTTTTGGGGCCTGCGCTCCTACTATGAGACCAGCAAGATGAAAGTCCTCAAGTTTGCCTGCAAG ATATTGTTAATCCCAGCAGTCTTTCTCCTCAAGCCAGGGTGCATCCTCAGAAACTTACTCAAGATAGCACTCTTGGCAGCCACTATCAATCAATTGAAGTTGACACTCTGCATTAAATCTATTTGCCATTTCTga
- the MAGED2 gene encoding melanoma-associated antigen D2 isoform X1 yields MSDTSESGSGLTRFQAEASEKDSGSMMQTLLTVTQNLEVSDTPKASKAPKVSEVVKVSKAPGGSKATEVSKAPEAQEAAATQGSSTAQLTDTQVVAAESKSPAADSKTQNADPQAVTMPAAETKKVSCVAEKKVKAKASESETPASQAPAEEREPEGAAAPTQENQDTRPKVKAKKARKVKHLDGEEDGNSDQSQASGATAGRRVSKALMASMARRASRGPIAFWARRASRTRLAAWARRALLSLRSPKARRGKARRRAAKLQSSQEPEAPPPRDVALLQGRANDLVKYLLAKDQTKIPIKRSDMLKDVIKEYTDVYPEIIERAGYSLEKVFGIQLKEIDKNDHLYILLSTLEPTDAGILGTTKDSPKLGLLMVLLSIIFMNGNRSSEAVIWEVLRKLGLRPGIHHSLFGDVKKLITDEFVKQKYLDYARVPNSNPPEYEFFWGLRSYYETSKMKVLKFACKVQKKDPKEWAAQYREAMEADLKAAAEAAAEAKARAEIRARMGIGLGSENAAGPCNWDEADIGPWAKARIQAGAEAKAKAQESGGASASASTSTSTSASTSTGASASASSGFSASASLTATLTFGLFAGLGGAGASTSGSSGACGFSYK; encoded by the exons ATGTCTGACACAAGCGAGAGTGGTTCGGGTCTAACTCGCTTCCAG GCTGAAGCTTCAGAAAAGGACAGTGGCTCAATGATGCAGACCCTGTTGACAGTGACCCAGAACTTGGAGGTCTCAGATACACCAAAGGCCTCAAAAGCACCAAAGGTCTCAGAGGTTGTGAAGGTCTCAAAAGCCCCAGGGGGCTCAAAGGCCACGGAGGTCTCAAAGGCCCCAGAGGCTCAGGAGGCAGCTGCTACCCAGGGCTCGTCGACTGCTCAGCTGACGGATACACAGGTTGTGGCAGCTGAAAGCAAGAGTCCAGCAGCTGACAGCAAGACACAGAATGCTGACCCGCAGGCTGTGACAATGCCTGCTGCTGAGACCAAAAAGGTCAGCTGTGTGGCTGAGAAGAAGGTCAAGGCAAAGGCCTCGGAGAGTGAGACTCCTGCTTCTCAGGCTCCAGCAGAAGAACGGGAGCCTGAGGGTGCAGCTGCTCCAACTCAGGAGAACCAGGATACTCGGCCCAAGGTTAAGGCCAAGAAAGCCCGAAAG GTGAAGCATCTCGATGGAGAAGAGGATGGCAACAGTGATCAGAGTCAGGCTTCTGGAGCCACAGCTGGCCGAAGAGTCTCAAAGGCTctgatggcctcaatggcccgCAGGGCTTCAAGGGGGCCAATAGCCTTTTGGGCCCGTAGGGCATCACGGACTCGGCTGGCTGCTTGGGCCCGGAGAGCCTTGCTCTCCCTGAGGTCCCCTAAAGCCCGTAGGGGCAAGGCTCGCCGTAGAGCTGCCAAGCTCCAGTCATCCCAAGAGCCTGAAGCGCCACCACCTCGGGATGTGGCCCTTTTGCAGGGCAGG GCAAATGATTTGGTGAAGTACCTGTTGGCTAAAGACCAGACAAAGATTCCAATCAAACGCTCAG ACATGCTGAAGGACGTCATCAAAGAATACACTGATGTGTACCCGGAAATCATCGAGCGAGCAGGCTATTCCTTGGAGAAG GTATTTGGGATTCAGTTGAAGGAAATTGATAAGAATGACCACttgtacattcttctcagcaccTTAGAGCCCACCGATGCAGGCATACTGGGAAC GACCAAGGACTCACCCAAGCTGGGCCTTCTCATGGTGCTGCTTAGCATCATCTTCATGAATGGAAATCGATCCAGTGAGG CTGTCATCTGGGAGGTGCTGCGCAAGTTGGGGCTGCGCCCTGG GATACATCACTCACTCTTTGGGGATGTGAAAAAGCTCATTACTGATGAGTTTGTGAAGCAGAA GTACCTGGACTATGCCAGAGTCCCCAATAGCAATCCCCCTGAGTATGAGTTCTTTTGGGGCCTGCGCTCCTACTATGAGACCAGCAAGATGAAAGTCCTCAAGTTTGCCTGCAAG GTACAAAAGAAGGATCCCAAGGAATGGGCAGCTCAGTACCGAGAGGCAATGGAAGCAGATTTGAAGGCTGCAGCTGAGGCTGCAGCTGAAGCCAAGGCGAGGGCTGAGATTAGAGCTCGAATGGGCATTGGGCTTGGCTCTGAGAATGCTGCTGGGCCCTGCAACTGGGATGAAGCTGATATTGGACCCTGGGCCAAAGCCCGGATCCAGGCAGGAGCTGAAGCTAAAGCCAAAGCCCAAGAGAGTGGTGgtgccagtgccagtgccagtACCAGTACCAGTACCAGTGCCAGTACCAGTACTGgtgccagtgccagtgccagcAGTGGCTTCAGTGCCAGTGCCAGCCTGACTGCCACTCTCACGTTTGGGCTCTTTGCTGGCCTTGGCGGTGCTGGTGCCAGCACCAGTGGCAGCTCTGGTGCCTGTGGTTTCTCCTACAAGTGA